The Nitrospirota bacterium DNA segment ACGTGGGCTGCGGTGGAACAGGCAGTTTCCTCTCCGGAAGCCTGGCGAGACTCGCCCATACGGCGAGGAGAACAGGACTAACCCTCGACGTCGTATTCATCGACCCGGACACGGTCACGGAAGCAAACGTAGGACGCCAAAACTTCTGCCCCGCCGACGTGGGGCGTCCAAAGGCAGAGGCTCTGTCGGAGCGGTACAACCGGGCGTACGGGTGGAACAGCACGGCGGTGGTCGAACACTTCAAGGTGTGGGCAAACGACCATAAAGCCAATCGACACATCGGGGGACTCGTTGTCGGCTGTGTAGACACGGCGGCCGCGCGCCGGGAAATCGCGGAGTGGATCCAAGGAGCATGGGGGGGATGGTTCTGGCTGGACCTCGGCAACCACCGGCTGTCGGGACAGGTGCTTTTCGGAAACTTGGCGCGCAAAATCGGTCCCCCCGATCGAGTGGAAGGAGTTCGACTCCTGAAAGGTCTGCCGCTTCCCTCCTTTCAACACCCCGATTTGCTACAGGACGAGCCGCAAGAGGCCGGGTCGGCCATCCTAGCCGCTCCCGCCTTCGCGACTCGTGCTACGCAGCGAAGCCCTGCTTCGCAGAGTGGCAAGCCCGCTACGGCGGGCGAAGGAAGGTCCGGCACCGCTTCCGCGTCCTGCGGGCGGAGCGACACACCGACGTCCTGCGCCGCGCGCATCGAGCGAGGCGAACAGGGGCTGTTCGTCAACCAAATGGCCGCGGCCGTAGGGGCGGAGTACCTGTACGACATGCTGGTCACGGGGGAGATGAGGCGCTTCGCCACATACTTCGACCTCGAAAGCGGTTCGATGAGATCGCTCGCGACAACTGAGGCCAACCTTCGGCGGTTCAGCCGCCGGGAGAGAAAGCAGGACGGCAGCAAAGCGACCCCACTTCAGGCAGCCGCCGCATAGCCGGCGGCACACCCATCACACGAAAGGACAGGACAATCATGCCAGAGATTTGCGCGTCAGTGGATCCCAACATCATCAGGGAACTTCCACGGTTTTTCGGCAGCTGGGTCTGCGCCCTCGGGGAACTCCTGCAGAACGCCTACCGTGCGGGGGCAGGGAAAGTCGATATGATGGTCGACAAGACCTCAGGGCTCCTGTCGATCACGGACGACGGCGCGGGCATGGAAGAACCGGGAGTCCTTCTCCGGGCGGGAGCCAGCGGCTGGAATGGCACCGTGGTGGATCCTGCAGGGCTGGGATTTTTCGCCCACCTGGCCTTCGTCACGCAGACGTGCGTTACATCGGGACGCCCGGGGCGACGATGGCGTCTAACTCTGACGCCGGAGATCCTAAGCGGAGGGCCGGCGACCTGGGAGAACGTGACTGCGACGGAAGCGCAGAGCGGCACGCGAATCGAGCTCACGCTGAAACCCGGAGCGATCGCACTCAAGGACGAAGAGGTTGAGGAAACCGTCCGATCGGCACGAGCCTACTACCCCTTCAGGCTCACACTGAACGGACGGGTCATCGAGCCCCGGAGCCGGTTCCAACCGCTGCTCACCGTAGAAACGCCGGCGGGACCGGCCAAGATCGGTCCGCGACCGGGAGCGTACCGAGGCGGATTCCATGCCGTATGGGAACACCGCGTGATCGGATCGGAGATCGGCGGATCCTCCGCCTTTCAGAACGGGATGCAGGCGGCCGCGAAGAAGTGCCGAAGACCCATGCTTGCGAAGGAACTCATGTGTCTGCATTGGGAGTGGTTTGTAAGTCCCGACTGCGGGGTGAGGCCCAGGCTTCCGGAGAGGAGCGAGCTGATCGACAACGAAGCCCTGAAGAACGCCTGCGGGTCTCTCCTTGATGCCGTCGTCACCATCGTTGAAAAGGCGATCACGGGGGCCGGTGACCTGCCCGACAAAATCGGGGCAATGGACGACGATCTGTGCAAGCAGCTGGGCGGCGGACTGCTACCCAAGGAACTGATAACCGGCATCTGGCACACCATCTGGGAGGAGCTCATACCTGGGTACGTCAGGGTAAGCTGGAATAATCCCACGGACTTCGAGTGCTGGTACCGGGAAAACAACGGGATCATGGTCCGGCGATTGGGAAGGTATTTCTATACGCGCAGGGCCGTCCTGACCAGCTCGTCCGACCTGGAGCAGACACTGAACCTCCTGGGACACGATACGTCGTTCATACCCGGGGCCGTGAGCCCCAGGGTCATCATCAGGGGGCTGAGGCAATCGAACGAAAGCCCCGATGTGGCCTTGGCGGAGTCGATCGAGGTGGAAGGAATCGGGTCGATTCCGTTCATCCTGAAAGACGTCG contains these protein-coding regions:
- a CDS encoding ThiF family adenylyltransferase; protein product: MKRGGQVIVPSAPLHGRRDEKSWGRCVDFSPLWRMVFNTRAEFSILHVGCGGTGSFLSGSLARLAHTARRTGLTLDVVFIDPDTVTEANVGRQNFCPADVGRPKAEALSERYNRAYGWNSTAVVEHFKVWANDHKANRHIGGLVVGCVDTAAARREIAEWIQGAWGGWFWLDLGNHRLSGQVLFGNLARKIGPPDRVEGVRLLKGLPLPSFQHPDLLQDEPQEAGSAILAAPAFATRATQRSPASQSGKPATAGEGRSGTASASCGRSDTPTSCAARIERGEQGLFVNQMAAAVGAEYLYDMLVTGEMRRFATYFDLESGSMRSLATTEANLRRFSRRERKQDGSKATPLQAAAA
- a CDS encoding ATP-binding protein, with product MPEICASVDPNIIRELPRFFGSWVCALGELLQNAYRAGAGKVDMMVDKTSGLLSITDDGAGMEEPGVLLRAGASGWNGTVVDPAGLGFFAHLAFVTQTCVTSGRPGRRWRLTLTPEILSGGPATWENVTATEAQSGTRIELTLKPGAIALKDEEVEETVRSARAYYPFRLTLNGRVIEPRSRFQPLLTVETPAGPAKIGPRPGAYRGGFHAVWEHRVIGSEIGGSSAFQNGMQAAAKKCRRPMLAKELMCLHWEWFVSPDCGVRPRLPERSELIDNEALKNACGSLLDAVVTIVEKAITGAGDLPDKIGAMDDDLCKQLGGGLLPKELITGIWHTIWEELIPGYVRVSWNNPTDFECWYRENNGIMVRRLGRYFYTRRAVLTSSSDLEQTLNLLGHDTSFIPGAVSPRVIIRGLRQSNESPDVALAESIEVEGIGSIPFILKDVEEERAEAPYAEDESGRPLEVEKLIVYAGSPEEFIRVLEGGDERFSNAFFLARHYLGDEWEWCDVDGEDVSISHGTIREELIEQVTKGFRADRLQATERYFKTNAAVDRVRTVREDLSAATKEIAHPFMSDKREIEDLLETAATNLRKAERLVLKECTRLRKEAGMASSEEAGGVPA